One stretch of Passer domesticus isolate bPasDom1 chromosome 2, bPasDom1.hap1, whole genome shotgun sequence DNA includes these proteins:
- the APBB1 gene encoding amyloid beta precursor protein binding family B member 1: MSGALSKRSDLANDNRCPGLSLGLPAGPEPRTGPGGAPAEELPGAGWAKAGQDQNRNELEPGPGPGRSPGAHGESPGALQPGLRARNARNAAGDPRALLIGASEEEEEEEDEEEDEEEEDGPGASPPAVGAERGLREPPGRSASRLFGGPGPGSDEDSSWATLSQGSPGSSPDEPESLWPCGAGAHGDLPPGWLRVQDTSGTYYWHVPTGTTQWEPPGGPHETPSDGSTPTEGPTLSWTSFAPAETFNDGDLWKDPTAEEEEEEEEEEDEEPGVSDLEMLSPGPGSPGEGMALGEEDVLDSKGLPVRSLGWVQLREEELGPGRSSSAVSACIRQLSGAREGPPGSWGEARALLLLEERTLKLVDPQDRALLHAQPVGGIRVWGVGRHGSRDFAYVARDPLTQVLKCHVFRCEGPASAIAAGLHRVCAQLTAERRSARAAGHGLGTDPPRLGEPPLQVEFPAPKSEVVQRFPVCYLGCVPVAKPVGMDVINAALEAALAPGSGEPPTPTPVVVSVAPATLTIAHRQTEAVLCECRVRFLSFMGVGRDVRAFAFIMASAPGTFRCHMVWCEPNAAGLSEALQAACVLRYQKCLDARPQASSSCLPAPPADSVARRVGSSVRRGVQTLLGTLKPRRGGAQTP, from the exons ATGTCGGGGGCCCTGAGCAAGCGCAGCGACCTGGCCAACGACAACCGctgcccggggctgagcctggggctgcccgcgggccccgagccccgcaccggccccggcggcgcccCGGCCGAGGAGCTGCCCGGCGCCGGCTGGGCCAAGGCCGGGCAGGACCAGAACCGCAACGAGCTCGagccgggcccgggcccgggGCGCTCCCCCGGGGCGCACGGCGAGAGCCCCGGGGCGCtgcagccggggctgcgggcccGCAACGCCCGGAACGCCGCCGGGGACCCGCGGGCCCTGCTGATCGGCGCctcggaggaggaggaggaggaggaagatgaggaggaggacgaggaggaggaggacgggCCCGGGGCGTCTCCGCCGGCCGTGGGCGCGGAGCGGGGCCTGCGGGAGCCCCCGGGGCGCAGCGCCAGCCGCCTCTTCGGggggcccggccccggcagcgACGAGGACTCCAGCTGGGCCACgctgagccagggcagccccGGCAGCTCCCCCGATGAGCCAG agtcGCTGTGGCCGTGTGGCGCGGGGGCACACGGTGACCTGCCCCCCGGCTGGCTGCGGGTGCAGGACACCTCGGGCACCTACTACTGGCACGTCCCCACTGGTACCACGCAGTGGGAGCCGCCCGGCGGGCCCCACGAGACCCCTTCAGACGGCAGCACCCCCACCGAGGGGCCCACC CTTTCCTGGACGAGCTTTGCCCCGGCCGAGACCTTCAATGATGGGGACTTGTGGAAG GACCCCAcggctgaggaggaggaggaggaagaggaggaggaggatgaggaacCAGGAGTGTCAGACCTGGAGATGCTGTCGCCAGGCCCAGGATCACCAGGAGAGGG CATGGCCCTGGGCGAGGAGGATGTGCTGGACTCCAAG GGCCTCCCTGTTcgctccctgggctgggtgcagctgcgggaggaggagctgggtcCTGGCCGCAGCAGCAGCGCTGTCAGCGCCTGCATCCGGCAGCTCTCGGGGGCTCGCGAGGGCCCCCCCGGCTCCTGGGGGGAG gcccgggcgctgctgctgctggaggagcgcaCGCTGAAGCTGGTGGACCCCCAGGACCGGGCCCTGCTGCACGCGCAGCCCGTGGGCGGCATCCGCGTGTGGGGCGTGGGGCGGCACGGCAGCAG GGACTTTGCGTACGTGGCCCGGGACCCCCTGACGCAGGTGCTGAAGTGCCACGTGTTCCGCTGCGAGGGGCCCGCCAGCGCCATCGCCGCCGGGCTGCACCGGGTCtgtgctcag ctGACGGCGGAGCGGCGCAGTGCCCGGGCAGCAGGCCACGGCCTGGGGACAGACCCCCCCCGGCTGGGGGAGCCTCCCCTGCAGG TGGAGTTCCCAGCCCCCAAGAGTGAGGTGGTTCAGCGCTTCCCCGTGTGTTACCTGGGCTGTGTCCCCGTGGCCAAGCCAGTGG gcaTGGATGTGATCAACGCGGCGCTGGAGGCGGCGCTGGCCCCCGGCTCAGGGGAGCCCCCCACGCCCACCCCCGTGGTGGTCAGCGTGGCCCCCGCCACCCTCACCATCGCTCACCGCCAG ACAGAGGCGGTGCTGTGCGAGTGCCGCGTGCGGTTCCTGTCCTTCATGGGGGTGGGACGCGACGTCCGCGCCTTCGCCTTCATCATGGCCAGCGCCCCCGGCACCTTCCGCTGCCACATGGTGTGGTGTGAGCCCAACGCCGCGGGGCTCAGCGAGGCGCTGCAGGCCGCCTGCGTG CTCCGCTACCAGAAGTGCCTGGATGCGCGGCCCCaggcctccagctcctgcctgcccgcCCCCCCGGCCGACTCGGTGGCACGGCGGGTGGGCTCCTCTGTGCGCCGGGGGGTGCAGACCCTCCTGGGGACCCTCAAACCGCGGCGGGGAGGGGCGCAGACCCCGTGA
- the SMPD1 gene encoding sphingomyelin phosphodiesterase: protein MAAHGPAPEPAPPLSAMAAGARAPLWRPPLAPRSPLPSLPALPALPALPALPLALAALALLALPVAAGSPGPEQQLAAAAPRWGWRNVSCPACRVLFGALDLALQLEPNVARVGRVASRLCQELRLARPPVCRQAVQLFQGDVVAAWARSVLRPPEACGLLLGPRCGHWDILGAWNVSLPAAPKPPVRPPAPPPPGAPTARILFLTDLHWDRQYAPGSAAACPDPLCCRGAPAEGPGPAGFWGSYSKCDLPLHTIDALLAQLPTGNGTGNGTGGFAAAYWTGDIPAHDVWQQSRGDQLRALRTVTALLRARLGGLRVFPAVGNHEATPVNAFPPPYVRGNRSAAWLYDAMAEAWQHWLPPAALRTLRAGGFYTAQVWPGLRLVSLNMNFCSQANFWLLINATDPAGQLQWLIGVLADAERDGEKVHIIGHIPPAHCLRSWSWNYYRIVSRFEGTIAAQFFGHTHLDEFELFYDEETLSRPVSIAFIAPSVTTYISLNPGYRVYEVAASYPGSSHAVLDHETFILNLTEANAAPPGTAPRWRRLYGARQAYGLPAAFPADWDRLVRHMQDDEPLFQLFWFHLHKGHPPREPCGSPCKAALLCALRSGRAADPALCRPLRPALPFPRVQELWHQRRLC, encoded by the exons ATGGCAGCGCACGGCCCCGCCCCCgagccggccccgcccctctcGGCCATGGCGGCCGGGGCTCGGGCCCCGCTGTGGCGGCCGCCGCTGGCCCCGCGGTCCCCGCTGCCATCCCTGCCGGCCCTGCCCGCCCTGCCCGCCCTGCCCGCCCTGCCGCTGGCCCTGGccgcgctggcgctgctggcgCTGCCGGTGGCCGCGGGCTCGCCCGGCCCCGAGCAGCagctggcggcggcggcgccgcgctGGGGCTGGCGGAACGTGTCGTGCCCGGCCTGCCGGGTGCTCTTCGGGGCGCTGGACCTGGCGCTGCAG ctggagccGAACGTGGCCCGCGTGGGGCGCGTGGCGTCgcggctgtgccaggagctgcgGCTGGCGCGGCCGCCCGTGTGCCGCCAGGCCGTGCAGCTCTTCCAGGGCGACGTGGTGGCCGCCTGGGCTCGCTCCGTGCTGCGCCCGCCCGAGGCCTgcgggctgctgctgggcccccgctgcggccactgggacatCCTGGGCGCCTGGAACGTGTCCCTGCCCGCCGCGCCCAAGCCGCCGGTGCggccccccgcgccgccgccgcccggagCGCCCACCGCCCGCATCCTGTTCCTCACGGACCTGCACTGGGACCGGCAGTAcgcgccgggcagcgccgccgcctgcCCCGACCCGCTGTGCTGCCGCGGGGCGCCCGCCGAGGGCCCGGGGCCGGCGGGCTTCTGGGGCAGCTACAGCAAGTGCGACCTGCCCCTGCACACCATCGACgcgctgctggcccagctgcccACCGGGAACGGCACCGGGAACGGCACCGGCGGCTTCGCGGCCGCGTACTGGACCGGGGACATCCCCGCGCACGACGTGTGGCAGCAGAGCCGCGGGGACCAGCTGCGCGCCCTGCGCACGGTGACCGCCCTGCTGCGCGCCCGCCTCGGCGGCCTGCGCGTCTTCCCCGCCGTGGGCAACCACGAGGCCACGCCGGTGAACGCCTTCCCGCCGCCCTACGTGCGCGGCAACCGCTCGGCCGCCTGGCTGTACGACGCCATGGCCGaggcctggcagcactggctgccCCCCGCCGCCCTGCGCACCCTGCG GGCTGGCGGGTTCTACACGGCACAGGTCTGGCCTGGGCTGCGCCTCGTCTCCCTCAACATGAACTTCTGCTCCCAGGCCAATTTCTGGCTCCTCATCAATGCCACTGACCCGGCAGGGCAGCTCCAGTGGCTCATAGGGGTCCTGGCAGATGCTGAGCGTGATGGGGAGAAG GTGCACATCATCGGGCACATCCCCCCAGCCCACTGTCtgcgcagctggagctggaacTACTACCGCATCGTCAGCAG GTTCGAGGGCACCATCGCGGCGCAGTTCTTCGGGCACACACACCTGGACGAGTTCGAGCTGTTCTACGATGAGGAGACGCTGTCCCGTCCCGTCTCCATCGCCTTCATCGCACCGAGCGTCACCACCTACATCAGCCTCAACCCCG GGTACCGCGTCTACGAGGTGGCCGCCTCCTACCCCGGCAGCTCCCACGCGGTCCTGGACCACGAGACCTTCATCCTCAACCTGACGGAGGCCAACGCGGCGCCGCCGGGCACCGCGCCGCGCTGGCGGCGGCTCTACGGCGCACGCCAGGCCTACGGGCTGCCCGCGGCCTTCCCGGCCGACTGGGACCGGCTGGTGCGGCACATGCAGGACGACGAGCCGctcttccagctcttctggTTCCACCTGCACAAGGGGCACCCGCCCCGCGAGCCCTGCGGCAGCCCCTGCaaggctgccctgctctgcgccctgcgctccggccgcgccgccgACCCCGCGCTCTGCCGGCCCCTGCGCCCCGCGCTGCCCTTCCCGCGCGTCCAGGAGCTCTGGCACCAGCGGCGCCTCTGCTGA